Proteins from a single region of Candidatus Puniceispirillum marinum IMCC1322:
- a CDS encoding Gfo/Idh/MocA family protein: MGKHINYGIIGCGMMGQEHLRNIALLANTTVLGIIEPDPGMQAEASKLAPDAHFHDSIESLLADERLDCLVIVSPNFCHADQLLEIARRRSLPILVEKPLFTHVSDIVRLQDFEKNYPAPVWVAMEYRYMPAVTALIENAPQDTGGIDMLTIREHRFAFLPKIDDWNRFNVKTGGTLVEKCCHFFDLMRLILQSDPVRVMASAGQGHNHTNETYDGQIPDIWDHGYVIIEFASGSRAMLELCMFAEGSRYQEEISAVGVAGKIECQVPGPTRFWAADLGAPPIAKLTVSPRNPPGPRSIDIPVDPELLEAGDHNGSTFYQHQKFADVVRGHGAVEVSIHDGMMAVIMGMAAQHAATTHETVLIKDILDGKITTLAV, translated from the coding sequence ATGGGTAAACATATTAATTACGGAATTATCGGATGCGGCATGATGGGGCAAGAACATCTGCGCAATATCGCTTTGCTTGCCAACACCACCGTGCTTGGCATTATAGAACCTGATCCAGGCATGCAAGCCGAAGCGTCAAAGCTGGCACCTGATGCCCATTTTCATGATTCAATTGAGAGTTTGCTAGCTGATGAACGACTGGACTGTCTGGTTATCGTCAGCCCTAATTTCTGTCATGCCGATCAATTGCTCGAGATAGCACGTCGCAGGTCGCTTCCTATTCTGGTTGAAAAGCCACTTTTCACTCATGTGTCAGATATAGTTCGGCTTCAGGATTTTGAAAAAAATTATCCAGCGCCGGTCTGGGTGGCTATGGAATATCGCTATATGCCGGCTGTCACCGCGCTGATTGAAAATGCGCCTCAGGATACTGGCGGAATTGACATGCTCACAATTCGCGAGCATCGCTTTGCGTTTCTGCCAAAAATTGATGACTGGAACCGTTTTAATGTCAAGACAGGCGGAACCTTGGTTGAAAAATGCTGTCATTTTTTTGATCTGATGCGTTTGATTTTACAGTCTGATCCGGTGCGGGTTATGGCCTCGGCTGGACAAGGCCATAACCATACGAACGAAACATATGATGGGCAGATCCCCGATATATGGGATCATGGCTATGTGATCATTGAATTTGCCTCTGGCAGTCGCGCGATGCTGGAATTATGTATGTTTGCCGAAGGGTCGCGTTATCAGGAAGAAATTTCTGCGGTTGGTGTTGCGGGTAAAATTGAATGTCAGGTACCGGGGCCAACACGTTTCTGGGCGGCTGATCTTGGTGCCCCACCCATTGCCAAACTAACTGTCAGTCCGCGCAACCCACCAGGACCACGTAGCATTGATATTCCTGTTGACCCTGAATTGCTTGAAGCTGGAGACCATAATGGCTCAACCTTTTATCAACATCAAAAATTTGCTGACGTGGTTCGCGGACATGGTGCTGTCGAAGTCAGCATCCATGATGGCATGATGGCAGTGATCATGGGCATGGCCGCACAACATGCCGCAACCACCCACGAAACAGTGCTGATAAAAGACATTCTAGACGGTAAAATCACCACGCTGGCTGTATAA
- a CDS encoding GntR family transcriptional regulator: MLKTNLSGTIPLYMQVCDLLEREVNAKIRLDGERLPPERVLAKELGIAVGTLRLALAELTNRGMLKRIQGSGNYIRHKSNRESIYAFFHLELIDGIGNPSAELISASRIAKPACLPDIGGSDKAHRIRRVRHLGDVKVALEEIWIDGKFDLDDGQNHMSHSLYQLYKEHLGFWIAKVEDSVSVAPMPDWGQPLFNQSDQTVWGFCERLAWDQHGQLVEASSTWFDPAKARYRARWK; encoded by the coding sequence ATGTTAAAAACCAATTTGAGCGGAACAATTCCGCTATATATGCAGGTCTGCGATTTACTAGAACGCGAAGTCAACGCCAAAATCCGGCTTGATGGTGAACGGTTGCCGCCTGAACGCGTTCTTGCCAAAGAACTGGGTATCGCTGTTGGCACTTTACGGCTTGCGCTGGCTGAGTTGACCAATCGCGGTATGCTGAAACGCATTCAAGGATCAGGTAACTATATCCGTCACAAAAGCAACCGCGAGTCTATTTACGCTTTCTTTCATCTGGAACTCATTGACGGAATTGGCAATCCAAGCGCAGAACTGATCTCGGCAAGCCGGATTGCAAAGCCTGCTTGTTTGCCTGATATAGGCGGTTCCGACAAGGCGCATCGTATTCGCCGCGTGCGTCATCTTGGTGATGTCAAAGTCGCGTTAGAAGAAATCTGGATTGACGGAAAATTCGATCTTGATGATGGTCAAAACCACATGTCACATTCACTTTACCAGCTTTACAAAGAGCATCTTGGCTTTTGGATAGCCAAGGTAGAAGACAGTGTTTCTGTCGCGCCTATGCCTGACTGGGGACAACCCCTTTTCAATCAAAGTGATCAAACAGTATGGGGGTTTTGCGAACGATTAGCCTGGGACCAGCACGGACAGCTTGTCGAAGCGTCCAGCACATGGTTTGATCCGGCCAAAGCCCGCTATCGTGCCCGTTGGAAATGA
- a CDS encoding LLM class flavin-dependent oxidoreductase: MSIIPVKSEGLGASEVAWFAPLCSDDYQYLGKPDGDLRSSWENTSRIIRKADELGFRNILCPSSYQVGQDTLTFVAGNAPLTSNINMLAAVRCGEMQPIMLARTIATLDHMLEGRLTINIISSDFPGEVADSNYRYQRSREVVEILKQIWNRDEISYQGEIYKFDTLPTDPARPYQQNGGPLLYFGGYSPAAIELCAQHCDVYLMWPETKDMLAERMKAVHERAKDYGRVLDYGLRVHVIVRDTEAEARDYAEHLVSQLDDEYGKAIRNRALDSTSLGVAHQARNRDEADDFGYVEPHLWTGVGRARSGCGAALVGSTDQVLSEIEAYQKMGINAFIFSGYPHLSECESFGKRVLPQLSTCSLPEVYGRVPSSTPNTPLGNGIRK; encoded by the coding sequence GTGTCGATTATTCCAGTTAAATCTGAAGGGCTAGGTGCGTCAGAAGTGGCGTGGTTTGCGCCGCTTTGCTCGGATGATTACCAGTATCTTGGTAAACCAGACGGTGATTTGCGCAGTAGCTGGGAAAATACATCGCGTATTATCCGCAAAGCTGATGAGCTAGGTTTTCGCAATATTCTGTGTCCGTCTTCTTATCAAGTCGGGCAGGACACTTTGACCTTTGTCGCGGGCAACGCCCCATTGACATCAAATATCAATATGCTAGCAGCTGTGCGCTGTGGCGAGATGCAGCCTATTATGCTGGCGCGGACAATCGCGACACTGGATCATATGCTAGAGGGCCGCTTGACTATCAATATCATTTCTTCAGATTTTCCAGGTGAGGTTGCGGATAGTAACTATCGCTATCAGCGTTCACGTGAAGTGGTCGAAATTCTGAAACAGATATGGAATCGGGATGAGATAAGCTATCAGGGTGAGATATATAAATTCGATACATTACCAACCGATCCAGCGCGTCCCTATCAGCAGAATGGGGGCCCATTACTATATTTTGGGGGTTATTCACCTGCTGCAATCGAATTATGCGCACAGCATTGTGACGTATATCTGATGTGGCCGGAAACCAAGGATATGCTGGCTGAACGCATGAAAGCTGTTCATGAGCGCGCTAAGGATTATGGCCGGGTTCTTGATTACGGATTACGCGTCCATGTCATTGTACGTGATACCGAAGCCGAAGCGCGAGATTATGCCGAGCATCTGGTCAGCCAGCTTGATGATGAATATGGAAAGGCTATTCGCAATAGGGCGCTTGACTCAACCTCGTTGGGCGTTGCGCATCAGGCACGCAACCGTGACGAAGCTGATGATTTTGGCTATGTCGAACCACATTTATGGACAGGTGTGGGACGGGCAAGATCGGGATGTGGCGCCGCTTTGGTTGGATCAACAGATCAGGTACTATCCGAGATCGAGGCATATCAGAAGATGGGTATCAACGCCTTTATATTTTCTGGCTATCCGCATTTAAGCGAGTGCGAGTCATTTGGCAAACGGGTATTGCCACAATTATCAACATGTTCATTGCCTGAGGTCTATGGGCGGGTGCCGTCAAGCACACCAAACACGCCACTTGGCAACGGCATACGTAAATAG
- a CDS encoding aldo/keto reductase, with protein sequence MDRLSINRGSSMPQLELSRIVYGMWRLADDENRDVSHVQAKVEACLSQGITSFDQADIYGNYESERLFGKLLKEAPHIVDNIEIITKCDIQLLTDKSPERVVKYYDTSATHINHSVDNSLKLMNIDHIDILLLHRPDPLMDHHETGAALDALIASGKIGSVGVSNFKPWDINLLQSAMSNPIASNQIEISLLAHDAFTNGDIAFAQEKNIALMAWSPLAGGGLFEKSNKVLFDKLSDIGARQNCDASAVAVAWLLAHPAGIMPVMGTNNLDRIAHLGDACKIEMDRETWFVLYEMALGHEVP encoded by the coding sequence ATGGATCGTTTATCAATTAATCGTGGGTCTTCGATGCCACAACTCGAACTTAGCCGCATTGTTTATGGTATGTGGCGTCTTGCAGATGATGAAAATCGTGACGTGTCACATGTTCAGGCCAAGGTTGAAGCCTGTCTTTCCCAGGGTATCACCAGCTTTGATCAAGCCGATATATATGGCAATTATGAGTCTGAACGTTTGTTTGGAAAATTGTTGAAAGAAGCACCACATATAGTTGACAATATTGAAATTATTACCAAGTGTGATATTCAATTATTGACTGATAAGTCACCTGAGCGCGTGGTAAAATATTATGATACTAGCGCGACGCATATTAACCATAGTGTTGATAATTCATTGAAGCTTATGAATATCGATCATATCGATATCCTATTGTTGCATAGGCCGGATCCATTGATGGATCATCATGAGACCGGCGCGGCACTAGATGCGCTGATAGCATCAGGTAAAATTGGCAGTGTTGGTGTTTCAAATTTCAAGCCATGGGATATAAATTTGTTGCAATCGGCCATGTCTAATCCTATTGCATCCAACCAGATTGAAATTTCACTGCTGGCGCATGATGCGTTTACGAATGGCGATATTGCGTTTGCCCAGGAAAAGAATATTGCCCTAATGGCATGGTCACCTCTGGCCGGGGGCGGTTTATTTGAAAAATCCAACAAAGTCTTGTTTGACAAACTTTCCGACATAGGTGCGCGCCAGAACTGTGACGCATCGGCGGTTGCCGTGGCGTGGCTATTGGCGCATCCAGCGGGCATTATGCCTGTCATGGGCACAAATAATCTTGATCGCATCGCGCATCTTGGTGATGCCTGCAAAATTGAGATGGATCGTGAAACTTGGTTTGTTTTGTATGAGATGGCGCTTGGCCATGAAGTGCCTTAG
- a CDS encoding TRAP transporter small permease: MHNSDSNHDNDASINSVSWTIARTISSVMAPVSWLNKLVIAISKQLAWVALLIMVIMILLQVFFRYVLNDALAWPDEAARLCMLWMTGLMAPFAMRTGGFVAIDMLPRALPNRLAQALTLFLLTLSVIVLIYAIKFGWKHTMGFGGNFASSSLKLPLDWFGMDMVRLKLRYVYASLLFGVSFLFTVTIELILRSIIALLVPNFPLPQITSPGTAGAN, translated from the coding sequence ATGCATAATTCTGACAGCAATCACGATAATGATGCGTCAATAAACAGCGTGAGCTGGACAATTGCGCGCACCATATCGTCGGTTATGGCTCCTGTGTCATGGCTGAACAAGCTAGTTATTGCGATTAGCAAACAACTAGCTTGGGTTGCCCTGTTAATTATGGTGATCATGATTCTGTTGCAGGTGTTTTTTCGCTATGTGCTTAATGATGCCCTGGCGTGGCCAGATGAAGCCGCCAGGCTTTGCATGCTGTGGATGACGGGTCTTATGGCACCTTTTGCCATGCGTACAGGTGGGTTTGTTGCCATTGATATGTTGCCGCGTGCTTTGCCGAATAGATTGGCGCAAGCGCTTACTTTGTTCCTGCTGACATTGTCAGTCATTGTATTGATCTATGCGATAAAGTTTGGGTGGAAGCATACGATGGGGTTTGGCGGCAATTTTGCCTCTTCATCTTTGAAGCTACCGCTTGACTGGTTCGGTATGGATATGGTCCGGCTGAAATTGCGATATGTTTATGCGTCCTTGCTGTTTGGTGTTAGCTTCTTGTTCACGGTCACCATCGAGTTGATTTTGCGGAGCATCATTGCGCTACTGGTGCCTAATTTTCCGTTGCCGCAGATCACCTCGCCAGGAACGGCAGGAGCTAATTGA
- a CDS encoding TRAP transporter large permease, with protein MLVLFLPVFLFFLMIGLPVFFALLVAPGLLLWLNGQERDIALLYRNVYNGMDSFPLMALPFFMLAGELMNRGGITIRLVEFSQALMGHLRGGLAHVNILSSMLFAGLSGSAVADTSALGSTLIPAMEKNGYSRKFAAAITAASSVIGPIIPPSGIMIIYAYVMGESVAALFLAGIVPGVLVGAGLMMMVRVLADKYDLPKAERIVKKDITIRPVEYWISLVLLRINVAGFLVAVYAGVKALLATITDIDISVDGWTLFFVFLPVAHLILLNIRRRVTQEFRFVCKRAVAPLQTPIIILGGIMIGVFTPTEASSIAVAYALLISFFVLRTMKLGDLPSIFMKAAVSSATVLLLVGAAVAFKTVVSLSHAPEQLAAFVITLSENPLVLLFLINILLFVVGMFLDAGPAIIILGPILAPVFIDLGVHPVHFAIIMSVNLTVGLATPPMGLVLFVASSVSGERVETISRAILPFLAVEIVVIFMITYFPALSMTIPRLAGFIK; from the coding sequence ATGCTGGTTCTGTTTTTACCTGTATTTCTGTTTTTCCTGATGATCGGCTTGCCGGTATTTTTTGCTTTGCTTGTTGCCCCTGGTTTATTGCTGTGGCTCAACGGGCAGGAACGCGACATCGCGCTACTATATCGAAATGTTTATAATGGTATGGACTCGTTTCCATTGATGGCATTACCTTTCTTCATGCTTGCCGGTGAATTGATGAATCGGGGGGGTATAACAATCCGGCTGGTTGAATTCTCGCAAGCCTTGATGGGGCATTTGCGTGGTGGTTTGGCGCATGTAAATATTCTGTCATCAATGCTGTTTGCCGGTTTATCGGGATCGGCAGTGGCCGACACATCAGCGCTGGGGTCCACCTTGATCCCTGCGATGGAGAAGAATGGCTATTCGCGTAAATTCGCGGCGGCTATTACGGCGGCAAGTTCGGTTATTGGTCCGATCATTCCCCCATCAGGCATTATGATTATTTATGCCTATGTGATGGGTGAGTCTGTGGCGGCCTTGTTTCTAGCAGGCATTGTTCCGGGTGTTCTTGTGGGGGCTGGCCTGATGATGATGGTACGGGTGCTTGCCGATAAATATGATTTGCCCAAGGCCGAGCGCATTGTCAAAAAAGACATCACAATCAGGCCAGTTGAATATTGGATTTCACTGGTGCTTTTGCGGATTAATGTTGCGGGGTTTCTGGTCGCCGTCTATGCGGGCGTAAAGGCGCTATTAGCGACGATCACCGATATAGATATTTCGGTTGATGGCTGGACATTGTTTTTTGTATTTTTACCTGTTGCGCATCTGATCCTGCTAAATATAAGGCGACGTGTGACGCAGGAATTCAGGTTTGTATGCAAACGAGCCGTAGCACCTTTGCAAACACCGATTATCATACTTGGCGGTATCATGATCGGGGTATTTACCCCTACTGAGGCATCGTCAATTGCCGTTGCATACGCGTTATTGATTTCATTTTTTGTATTGCGGACAATGAAACTTGGCGATCTACCCTCTATTTTCATGAAGGCAGCCGTGTCATCGGCAACAGTGTTGCTGCTGGTGGGGGCGGCCGTAGCTTTCAAGACGGTTGTAAGTCTTAGCCATGCCCCTGAACAACTGGCAGCTTTTGTTATTACCCTGAGTGAAAATCCTCTTGTTTTATTGTTTCTTATCAATATTTTGTTATTCGTTGTTGGCATGTTTCTTGATGCAGGGCCCGCGATCATTATTTTAGGCCCTATTCTGGCACCTGTTTTTATCGACCTTGGTGTGCATCCAGTGCATTTTGCCATTATCATGTCAGTAAATTTAACAGTTGGTCTGGCGACGCCACCCATGGGGCTTGTTTTATTTGTTGCATCTTCAGTTTCTGGCGAGCGGGTTGAAACCATCTCGCGCGCCATTCTGCCATTCCTCGCGGTGGAAATAGTGGTCATTTTCATGATTACTTATTTTCCGGCATTGTCCATGACGATACCGCGGCTTGCCGGATTCATTAAGTGA
- a CDS encoding TRAP transporter substrate-binding protein, with amino-acid sequence MKRLVMRSLMAVALLAAPTMSAFAADYTIRATANSNENDEDYDGLVVFKNYVESASNGKIAVELFIGTQLCSKGAECLQGVADGSIDVYISTSGGAAGIFPYVQVLDLPYLMSDDRIAEHVLSGDFTREVRDMALASSDNKVRLMTIGNTGGWRNFANTKRRVQSPSDMNGLKIRTVVADLPQELVRALGASPTPIPWPELFTSFQTGVVEGSKNGITDIMGMKFPDAGLKYVTLDGHAYMGALWWMSNDKFMAMPEDMRAVIVDGFAQLQQATFASPKRKSIQAYADFVAGGGDLYVPTPAEKASFKTAASPVYDWFKSNVDGGEAVFNALTKAVAAAEADINAGRARDLN; translated from the coding sequence ATGAAAAGACTAGTAATGCGTTCTCTGATGGCGGTGGCGTTGCTTGCAGCACCAACAATGTCAGCGTTTGCAGCGGATTACACAATCCGTGCAACGGCTAACTCGAATGAAAATGATGAAGATTATGATGGTCTTGTCGTATTCAAAAATTATGTTGAATCAGCATCCAATGGCAAAATCGCCGTTGAACTGTTTATTGGTACCCAGCTTTGTTCAAAGGGTGCAGAATGTTTGCAGGGTGTAGCCGATGGTTCAATTGACGTTTATATCTCTACATCAGGCGGTGCCGCAGGCATCTTCCCATATGTTCAGGTTCTTGACCTGCCATATCTGATGTCAGATGACCGCATTGCAGAGCATGTTTTGTCTGGTGATTTCACACGTGAAGTCAGAGACATGGCACTGGCCAGCTCAGATAATAAGGTACGTCTGATGACAATTGGTAACACTGGTGGCTGGCGTAACTTTGCCAATACCAAGCGTCGTGTTCAAAGCCCTAGCGACATGAATGGCCTGAAGATCCGTACTGTTGTTGCTGATTTGCCACAGGAACTGGTTAGGGCTCTTGGAGCATCACCAACACCTATTCCATGGCCGGAGCTGTTTACAAGCTTCCAGACAGGCGTTGTTGAAGGTTCCAAGAACGGTATTACCGATATCATGGGCATGAAGTTCCCTGATGCCGGTCTGAAGTATGTAACTCTTGACGGTCACGCCTATATGGGTGCTTTGTGGTGGATGTCTAATGACAAGTTCATGGCCATGCCTGAAGACATGCGTGCGGTTATTGTTGACGGTTTTGCCCAGCTTCAGCAGGCGACCTTTGCCTCACCAAAGCGCAAGTCAATTCAGGCTTATGCTGACTTTGTAGCTGGTGGTGGTGATCTTTATGTGCCAACACCTGCCGAAAAGGCTTCGTTCAAGACAGCGGCATCTCCAGTTTATGACTGGTTCAAGTCGAATGTTGACGGTGGCGAAGCTGTATTTAATGCTCTGACCAAAGCGGTTGCTGCTGCCGAGGCTGACATTAATGCAGGTCGTGCTAGAGACCTTAACTAA
- a CDS encoding tetratricopeptide repeat protein, which produces MRRFLMFMIVGVLLPVFAHAEIEAARDLMEEGRFVEAREALWPAARSGNADAEELIGVMYAMGLGVEQDDIRAFDWYLRASMKGHPGAQSGIGWYYEVGRGMPAPDLTRAYLWYVLSAIGGDPDAAISQEEVVKKMTVEQIEKAHVLIDDYRVWLFPFR; this is translated from the coding sequence ATGCGTCGCTTTCTGATGTTTATGATCGTTGGAGTTCTCCTGCCGGTCTTTGCCCATGCTGAAATCGAAGCAGCACGCGACCTTATGGAAGAAGGAAGATTTGTCGAGGCACGTGAAGCGCTGTGGCCTGCGGCGCGGTCTGGCAATGCCGATGCCGAAGAATTGATTGGCGTTATGTATGCGATGGGGTTGGGTGTCGAGCAGGATGATATCCGCGCTTTTGACTGGTATTTGCGCGCGTCGATGAAAGGACATCCTGGCGCTCAATCGGGTATTGGCTGGTATTATGAAGTTGGCCGCGGCATGCCTGCCCCTGACCTTACCCGTGCTTATCTGTGGTATGTGCTTTCGGCGATCGGCGGCGATCCCGATGCGGCAATATCGCAGGAGGAAGTTGTTAAAAAAATGACTGTCGAACAAATTGAAAAAGCGCATGTGCTTATCGATGATTATCGTGTTTGGCTATTCCCCTTCAGATAA
- a CDS encoding cytochrome-c peroxidase, translating into MVFGHATFAETTDLPRPLVDADFHNIDAMQASLGQKLFYDKILSGNQNISCGTCHHHRFGGSDGLSLGIGEGGVGVGPTRLPGFGDNRIKKRVPRNASALWNIGAKEVRVLFQDGRLSVSDDYENGFNSPAEEWLPNGLDTILAAQAILPMTAQFEMAGNPKENEVAGAAHDRIDAVWPIIAKRVRIIPEYGQLFVDAFDDVETADQVDITHIAKALGAFIGQEWRSHDSPFDAFISGDKTALNASQKRGLDLFYGKANCASCHSGSLLSDHKFYALALPPFGPGRTRRFDPYVRDVGRMGESDDLADAYRFKTPQLRNVALTGPYGHNGAYASLENMVRHHLNPLQMLDEWQPEMAQLPTAEWLQAIDFVVMSDKREMARQRSHLDITPIDLNDREIDDLVAFLHSLTGATALRLPLGVPDTVPSGLPVDK; encoded by the coding sequence ATGGTTTTTGGGCATGCAACATTTGCCGAAACTACTGATTTGCCGCGACCACTTGTTGATGCCGATTTTCATAATATTGATGCCATGCAAGCCAGTCTTGGTCAAAAGCTTTTCTATGATAAAATTCTGTCTGGAAACCAGAATATTTCCTGCGGTACGTGTCATCATCATCGCTTTGGTGGCTCGGATGGTTTGTCTTTGGGTATTGGTGAAGGGGGTGTTGGTGTAGGGCCGACACGATTGCCGGGGTTTGGCGACAACCGCATCAAAAAGCGGGTGCCTCGCAATGCTTCGGCCTTATGGAATATTGGGGCTAAAGAAGTCAGAGTTCTGTTTCAGGATGGCCGACTTTCAGTGTCTGATGATTATGAGAACGGGTTTAATTCACCAGCCGAAGAATGGTTACCAAACGGGCTAGATACCATTCTGGCAGCACAGGCCATTCTGCCTATGACAGCGCAATTTGAAATGGCAGGCAACCCAAAGGAAAATGAGGTTGCTGGCGCGGCCCATGACCGGATTGACGCTGTGTGGCCAATCATCGCCAAGCGGGTGCGTATTATCCCTGAATATGGGCAGCTATTTGTTGACGCGTTTGACGATGTTGAAACGGCTGATCAAGTTGATATTACGCATATTGCCAAAGCATTAGGTGCGTTTATCGGACAGGAATGGCGGTCGCATGACAGCCCGTTTGATGCTTTTATATCAGGGGATAAAACCGCATTGAACGCATCACAAAAGCGTGGTTTGGACCTGTTTTATGGCAAAGCTAATTGTGCCAGTTGTCATTCAGGCTCGCTTCTGAGTGATCACAAATTTTATGCTCTGGCCTTGCCACCATTTGGCCCAGGACGAACACGGCGATTTGATCCCTATGTTCGTGATGTTGGCCGCATGGGCGAAAGCGATGATCTAGCAGATGCCTACAGATTCAAAACCCCACAATTGCGTAATGTCGCTTTGACGGGTCCCTATGGGCATAATGGTGCCTATGCGTCATTGGAAAATATGGTGCGGCATCACCTAAACCCCTTGCAGATGCTAGATGAGTGGCAACCGGAAATGGCGCAATTGCCAACAGCTGAATGGCTACAGGCGATTGATTTTGTTGTGATGAGTGATAAGCGTGAAATGGCAAGGCAGCGCAGCCATCTCGATATCACGCCCATTGACCTAAATGACCGTGAGATTGATGATTTGGTGGCGTTTCTGCATAGCTTGACCGGTGCCACAGCATTGCGTTTGCCGCTTGGGGTTCCCGATACGGTGCCAAGCGGATTGCCAGTTGATAAATAA
- the argE gene encoding acetylornithine deacetylase, which produces MNQTVDILNDLVGFASVSRDPNRMLIDYVADKLAKYGVDPVIIPDKSGKKANLYAVTGPDIDGGVMLSGHTDVVPIDGQNWTKPAFSCTYEDGKYYGRGTADMKGFVAAAIASFINATRLNLNNPLHLALSYDEEIGCIGVRSLIDMLGKSPHKPAFCIVGEPTEMGLATGHKGKTAIRANCQGREGHSALAPMAMNALHLACDLAGQIRHMQDELARAGHKDDDYNVPYTTMHVGRIEGGIQLNIVPNAAFIDFEIRNLAEDDPMALLDKLKERIAPIIEIAKKTAPEANIQFTITNTYPGLNTPKDAEIVSFMKALTGHNTTIKVAFGTEGGLFTRDIGIPSVICGPGSMDQGHKPDEFVSAEQLAQCDTMLSTLNQRLVKGI; this is translated from the coding sequence ATGAATCAAACAGTCGATATTCTGAATGACCTTGTTGGGTTTGCCTCGGTCAGCCGTGACCCAAACCGGATGCTGATTGACTATGTAGCCGACAAACTTGCAAAATACGGCGTTGATCCTGTTATTATCCCAGATAAAAGTGGGAAAAAGGCCAATTTATATGCCGTAACGGGCCCTGATATCGATGGCGGTGTGATGCTTTCGGGGCATACTGATGTTGTGCCTATCGATGGTCAGAACTGGACAAAACCTGCGTTTTCATGCACATATGAGGACGGTAAATATTACGGGCGTGGTACTGCCGACATGAAAGGCTTTGTCGCCGCAGCCATTGCCAGCTTTATTAACGCCACCCGCCTGAATCTGAATAATCCATTGCATTTGGCTTTGTCTTATGACGAGGAAATTGGCTGCATTGGTGTGCGTTCGCTGATCGACATGTTAGGCAAATCACCGCATAAGCCTGCCTTTTGCATCGTCGGTGAACCAACTGAAATGGGGTTGGCTACAGGACATAAGGGAAAAACTGCAATCCGGGCAAACTGCCAGGGGCGCGAGGGGCATTCGGCGCTGGCACCTATGGCAATGAATGCGTTGCATCTTGCTTGTGATCTGGCTGGCCAAATTCGCCATATGCAGGATGAACTGGCACGCGCTGGCCATAAAGATGATGATTATAACGTGCCTTACACCACCATGCATGTTGGACGGATCGAAGGCGGCATCCAGCTCAATATTGTTCCCAATGCCGCCTTTATAGATTTTGAAATTCGTAATTTGGCTGAAGATGATCCGATGGCACTATTGGACAAGTTGAAAGAACGTATTGCGCCGATCATCGAGATCGCCAAAAAAACAGCTCCTGAAGCTAATATTCAATTTACCATAACCAATACATATCCGGGGCTTAACACGCCAAAGGATGCCGAGATTGTGAGCTTCATGAAAGCTCTGACAGGTCATAACACCACAATAAAGGTGGCATTTGGTACCGAAGGTGGCTTATTTACTCGCGATATTGGCATTCCAAGTGTCATTTGTGGGCCAGGTTCGATGGATCAAGGGCATAAGCCAGACGAATTTGTGAGCGCTGAACAGCTGGCACAATGTGACACTATGCTCAGCACGCTTAACCAGCGCCTAGTAAAAGGTATTTAG